A DNA window from Sporosarcina sp. ANT_H38 contains the following coding sequences:
- a CDS encoding extracellular solute-binding protein: MLKRKAFLGLLSMLSLLVILTACAPEREEVKEVAKESSGETAKPEKLVVWVNDEDIAADVSKQMFDKYTEKTGIEIVMERVPQPDQIQELALAGPAGDGPDLFFQPQDRLGDVVAQGLAVPFDYTSAELEGISEAAIDAFTYEGDVYGAPVAIETYFVYYNKSIIETAPTTIEEVFEMSKEKTNKAKDEYGFLISPSFYYLYPFINSYGGYVFAEENGTYDPEDVGLNNEGAIEGLTQYQSFVKAGLLPKTLTVDVLDGLFTEGKVGMVVSGPWNLPVYAEALGDNLATAPLPQINGEIAQSFVGVKSWLTSYYSKNQEWAQDLAKFLMNEENSQLYYDVTGELPPRQSILDKIDDPIYAGYTEQIKYGTPMPNIPEMSAVWDIDDAIELIVGGEDVQGILDESVQNIKEKIEISK; this comes from the coding sequence TTGTTAAAGAGAAAAGCATTTTTAGGTTTATTATCAATGTTGTCTTTATTGGTTATTCTTACTGCTTGTGCTCCAGAACGTGAGGAAGTTAAAGAGGTTGCTAAGGAAAGTAGTGGGGAGACAGCTAAGCCGGAAAAATTAGTTGTTTGGGTGAATGATGAAGATATCGCTGCAGATGTATCGAAACAAATGTTTGACAAATACACTGAAAAAACGGGAATAGAAATTGTGATGGAAAGAGTTCCGCAACCTGACCAGATTCAGGAACTTGCATTAGCTGGTCCAGCTGGAGACGGTCCCGATTTGTTTTTCCAACCACAGGATCGATTAGGTGACGTTGTTGCACAAGGTCTAGCGGTTCCATTTGACTATACGAGTGCTGAACTTGAGGGCATTAGCGAAGCAGCAATTGATGCTTTTACGTATGAAGGCGATGTTTACGGAGCACCAGTAGCAATTGAAACATATTTCGTTTACTACAATAAAAGTATCATTGAAACAGCACCAACAACAATCGAAGAAGTATTTGAAATGTCTAAAGAAAAAACGAATAAAGCCAAAGATGAATATGGATTCTTGATTAGTCCTTCGTTTTACTACTTGTATCCATTCATAAATAGTTACGGTGGCTATGTGTTTGCTGAAGAAAATGGTACGTATGATCCAGAAGATGTTGGCCTAAATAACGAAGGTGCAATCGAAGGGTTAACGCAATATCAATCTTTTGTGAAAGCAGGTTTACTCCCAAAAACTTTAACTGTTGATGTTTTAGACGGTCTATTTACAGAAGGTAAAGTTGGTATGGTTGTAAGCGGACCATGGAATTTACCGGTTTATGCTGAAGCGCTAGGCGATAACTTAGCAACGGCTCCACTACCACAAATTAATGGTGAAATTGCACAATCATTCGTTGGGGTGAAATCGTGGTTAACATCTTATTACTCTAAGAATCAGGAATGGGCACAGGATTTAGCGAAATTCCTAATGAATGAAGAGAATTCACAACTTTATTACGATGTAACAGGTGAGCTTCCGCCTCGTCAAAGTATTCTTGATAAGATTGATGATCCAATCTATGCAGGTTATACAGAGCAAATTAAATACGGTACACCAATGCCAAATATTCCTGAAATGTCTGCAGTATGGGATATAGATGACGCGATCGAACTAATTGTTGGTGGGGAAGATGTTCAAGGAATATTAGATGAATCGGTTCAAAATATCAAAGAAAAAATTGAAATCTCCAAATAA
- a CDS encoding NERD domain-containing protein produces MTGIVILKLKFPLIKGAVGEWKVNRIFSTLGPNYSIFHDLYVPNGDKGTTQVDHVVTSPYGIFVIETKDYEGWIFAKENQRYWTQVIYKRKEKMFNPIWQNYGHIKALKNYIGKKDSEYFHSIIAFSSSSTLKFEDRFKSARVIQFPQLTRVIKEWNVHKISELELREINRKLEGFLIEDKKVKKRIRKQHVQTIQNNRKENVRKEKESIQQNSCPKCNSELSLKKGKYGSFYGCSNFPKCRYTKKVF; encoded by the coding sequence TTGACTGGGATTGTCATACTAAAACTAAAGTTTCCGCTGATAAAAGGGGCAGTAGGAGAATGGAAAGTAAATCGAATATTTAGCACTCTAGGACCGAATTATTCAATATTCCATGATCTATATGTACCCAATGGCGACAAGGGAACAACCCAGGTGGATCATGTGGTTACCTCGCCATATGGGATCTTTGTTATTGAAACAAAGGATTACGAAGGTTGGATATTTGCTAAAGAAAATCAGAGATACTGGACACAGGTTATTTATAAACGAAAAGAAAAAATGTTTAATCCAATTTGGCAAAACTATGGGCACATAAAAGCATTAAAAAACTATATTGGTAAAAAGGACTCTGAGTACTTTCATTCCATCATAGCGTTTTCTAGTAGTTCCACTTTAAAGTTTGAAGATCGCTTTAAATCTGCAAGAGTCATTCAGTTTCCACAATTAACACGGGTGATTAAAGAATGGAATGTACATAAAATTAGTGAACTTGAGTTGCGTGAGATTAACCGGAAGCTTGAAGGTTTCCTAATTGAAGATAAGAAAGTAAAGAAGAGAATTAGGAAACAGCATGTTCAAACAATCCAGAATAATCGCAAGGAAAATGTGCGAAAAGAGAAAGAAAGCATCCAACAAAATTCCTGTCCAAAGTGCAACAGCGAGTTGTCTTTGAAGAAAGGAAAGTATGGATCCTTTTATGGGTGTAGTAACTTTCCGAAGTGCAGATATACAAAGAAAGTTTTTTAG
- a CDS encoding sugar ABC transporter permease, producing MKPKVKSALELTGIYAVFAFMAVIIIYPLIWAFGMSLNAGTSLYSSTIIPENWSLVHYKWLFTDPSSNYLTWYKNSLIVSTLSAVFSVVMTSLVAYAFSRYKFVGRKSGLYTFLILQMFPVIMAMVALYILLNLVGLLNTLTGLILIYVGGQIPFNAWLVKGYLDTIPRELDEAARMDGAGHMTVFIKIILPLAKPILAVVALFNFMGPLFDFILPSIILRSPENYTLALGLFNFINDKFANNFTRFSAGAILIAVPVSLIYLYLQRFLISGLTGGGTKG from the coding sequence ATGAAACCAAAAGTTAAATCAGCATTAGAGTTAACAGGAATATATGCAGTGTTTGCGTTTATGGCTGTAATCATTATTTATCCTCTGATTTGGGCATTTGGAATGTCATTAAATGCTGGAACAAGCTTATATTCTTCGACGATTATTCCAGAAAATTGGTCGCTTGTTCATTATAAGTGGTTATTTACAGATCCTAGTAGTAATTATTTAACTTGGTATAAAAATAGTTTGATTGTTTCTACTCTATCAGCAGTGTTTTCAGTCGTTATGACGTCGCTAGTCGCATATGCATTCTCTCGATACAAGTTCGTTGGACGTAAATCGGGGTTATATACATTTTTAATCCTGCAAATGTTCCCGGTCATTATGGCGATGGTTGCTTTGTATATTTTACTTAATTTAGTTGGACTTTTGAATACATTGACTGGGTTAATTTTGATTTATGTTGGTGGACAAATCCCGTTTAATGCCTGGCTTGTAAAAGGCTATTTGGATACAATCCCACGAGAGCTGGATGAAGCAGCCCGAATGGATGGTGCCGGACATATGACTGTGTTTATAAAAATTATATTACCATTGGCAAAACCAATCTTGGCGGTTGTAGCATTATTTAACTTTATGGGACCGTTATTCGATTTTATTCTACCGTCAATTATATTGAGAAGCCCGGAAAATTACACATTAGCGCTTGGATTATTTAACTTTATCAATGATAAATTTGCAAATAACTTTACCCGATTTTCTGCAGGGGCCATTTTAATTGCAGTTCCTGTTTCGCTGATCTATTTATATTTACAACGATTCTTGATCTCAGGTTTGACTGGTGGAGGAACAAAAGGATAA
- a CDS encoding beta-galactosidase, whose product MTKVYDPVSSRIPKVLHGADYFPEQWEEHPEILAEDIRLMKLAKCNVMSIGMFAWSKLEPEEGVFTFEWLDRILDTFAENGIYAFLATPSGARPAWMSEKYPEVLRVGGNRARNLHGIRHNHCFSSPKYREKIAIINKRLADNYANHPAVIGWHLSNEYGGECHCDYCQDAFREWLKEKYKTLENLNKAWWTTFWSHTYTTWSQVESPAPHGETMVHGLNLDWKRFVTDQTINFYKHEIKPLKEANKDIPVFTNFMELFEGLDYAKFAAEVDVVSWDSYPTWHDHEDDSELAAYIAMNHDWFRSLKDGQPFLLMESTPSLTNWQDVSKLKRPGMHYLSSLQAVAHGSDSVQYFQWRKSRGSSEKFHGAVVDHVGHEHTRVFKEVSQLGETLGGLDQVVGTTVEAEVALIFDTQNRWAINDAQGPRNIGVGYEKAVAGQYKAFWDQGVAVDVIDMDQDISKYKLIVAPMLYMVRPGVGEKIERFVQQGGTFVTTYWSGIVDENDLVFAGGFPGPLRKTLGIWSEEIDGLHDGQTNSIEMAAGNELGLTKEYVAHELCDVIHLEGAEALAYYKEDFYAGLPALTVNQFGAGKAYYIASRNKGEFHLDLFTKLVEELGLKRVIEGKLPEGVTAQSRTDGEYDYIYIFNFSREAKEVELVDSVYTDLIEGTPVPTKIDLAPFGVRLLKRKR is encoded by the coding sequence ATGACAAAAGTATATGATCCTGTAAGTAGTAGAATTCCTAAAGTATTGCACGGGGCAGATTATTTCCCGGAACAATGGGAGGAACACCCAGAAATCCTAGCTGAGGATATTCGCTTAATGAAGCTTGCAAAATGTAATGTCATGTCAATCGGAATGTTTGCCTGGAGTAAACTGGAACCTGAAGAAGGTGTATTCACTTTTGAATGGTTAGACCGAATTCTTGATACATTTGCTGAAAATGGTATTTATGCATTTCTAGCTACACCAAGTGGTGCTAGACCAGCTTGGATGTCGGAAAAATACCCAGAAGTACTGCGTGTTGGTGGTAATCGAGCTCGTAATTTACATGGAATACGACATAACCATTGTTTTAGTTCACCAAAATACCGTGAAAAAATAGCGATTATCAACAAAAGGTTGGCGGATAACTATGCGAATCATCCTGCAGTGATCGGTTGGCATTTATCAAATGAATATGGCGGCGAATGTCATTGTGACTATTGTCAAGATGCATTCCGTGAGTGGCTGAAAGAAAAATACAAGACATTGGAAAACTTGAACAAAGCTTGGTGGACTACGTTTTGGAGCCATACGTATACAACTTGGTCGCAAGTGGAATCACCGGCTCCACATGGTGAAACGATGGTACATGGATTGAATTTGGATTGGAAGCGGTTTGTTACGGATCAAACAATTAATTTTTACAAACATGAGATCAAACCGTTAAAAGAAGCAAATAAAGATATTCCGGTTTTCACGAACTTCATGGAATTATTTGAGGGTCTTGATTATGCAAAATTTGCTGCTGAAGTTGACGTTGTTTCGTGGGACTCTTATCCGACTTGGCATGATCATGAGGATGACAGTGAGCTAGCTGCATATATTGCAATGAACCATGATTGGTTCCGTTCGTTAAAAGATGGTCAACCGTTTTTGTTAATGGAAAGCACGCCGAGTTTAACGAATTGGCAAGATGTTAGTAAGTTAAAACGTCCTGGTATGCATTATTTATCATCGTTACAAGCTGTTGCCCATGGTTCGGATTCAGTTCAGTATTTCCAATGGCGCAAAAGTCGTGGATCTAGTGAAAAGTTCCATGGTGCTGTTGTAGATCATGTTGGTCATGAGCATACGAGAGTTTTTAAGGAAGTTTCCCAACTAGGTGAAACACTTGGAGGTCTTGACCAAGTAGTTGGAACGACTGTGGAAGCTGAGGTAGCCCTTATTTTTGATACACAAAATCGCTGGGCAATAAATGATGCTCAAGGACCCCGTAATATCGGTGTTGGCTATGAAAAAGCGGTTGCTGGGCAGTACAAAGCCTTTTGGGATCAAGGTGTTGCTGTTGATGTGATTGATATGGATCAGGATATATCGAAATATAAACTAATTGTCGCTCCGATGCTATATATGGTCCGTCCTGGTGTTGGTGAGAAAATAGAGAGATTTGTACAACAAGGTGGCACGTTTGTAACAACATATTGGTCAGGAATTGTCGATGAGAATGATCTTGTGTTTGCGGGAGGTTTCCCAGGTCCATTGCGAAAAACACTAGGCATTTGGTCGGAAGAAATTGATGGCTTACATGATGGCCAAACAAATTCAATTGAAATGGCAGCTGGAAATGAGTTAGGCCTTACAAAGGAATACGTTGCACATGAATTATGTGATGTTATTCATCTTGAGGGTGCCGAGGCTTTAGCTTATTACAAAGAGGATTTCTATGCAGGACTTCCGGCTCTAACGGTTAATCAGTTTGGAGCAGGAAAGGCGTATTATATCGCATCGAGAAATAAGGGAGAATTTCACCTCGATTTATTCACGAAGCTAGTTGAAGAATTAGGTTTGAAAAGGGTTATTGAAGGCAAACTTCCGGAAGGTGTTACAGCACAGAGTCGGACAGATGGTGAATATGACTATATTTACATATTCAATTTTAGCAGAGAAGCTAAAGAAGTTGAGTTAGTAGATTCGGTATATACGGATTTAATTGAAGGAACGCCGGTACCTACTAAGATTGACTTAGCTCCGTTTGGTGTTCGTTTACTAAAGCGTAAAAGATAA
- a CDS encoding AraC family transcriptional regulator → MEDKKRYTFTVSDNPLPLYIESIGYNPHELEFNRPEGYPYYHWLQTVKGEGTFNFAGQEFLLTPGKAVLLTPYTPHSYYYDRDGGGQWSTLYMTFSGAAVDPILNSLDMNYSGVYEETDGVSFANIIQSMIKEIGQEDSYLEFESSATLYQFLMMLKKYGKLNNKLSISQSYEAIRPIVAWLELMYPKNIGLLEMSEKAKVSSQHLNTLFHDTFGISPYSFLVQLRIREAKTILLTNTEQSLSDISKLVGFNSVSHFVSTFKKREGITPSVYRDLHYKQT, encoded by the coding sequence ATGGAGGATAAAAAGCGTTATACTTTTACTGTATCGGACAATCCATTGCCTTTATATATTGAAAGTATTGGTTATAACCCACATGAGCTTGAGTTTAATCGGCCTGAGGGGTATCCATATTATCATTGGTTACAGACAGTTAAGGGAGAAGGAACTTTTAACTTTGCGGGTCAAGAGTTTTTACTTACACCGGGAAAGGCTGTCCTGCTGACACCGTATACGCCACATTCTTATTATTATGATAGAGATGGTGGTGGCCAATGGTCGACACTATATATGACATTTAGTGGCGCGGCGGTTGATCCAATCCTTAATTCTTTGGATATGAATTATTCGGGTGTATATGAAGAAACAGATGGTGTTTCGTTCGCTAACATCATCCAATCAATGATAAAAGAGATTGGTCAGGAAGACTCTTATTTGGAGTTTGAATCATCAGCAACGTTATATCAATTTTTAATGATGTTAAAAAAATATGGTAAGTTGAATAATAAGCTATCGATTTCACAGAGCTATGAGGCAATTAGGCCGATTGTTGCATGGCTTGAGTTAATGTATCCGAAGAATATTGGTTTATTAGAAATGTCTGAAAAGGCCAAAGTTAGTTCGCAACATCTGAATACATTATTTCATGATACATTTGGCATTAGCCCTTATTCATTTTTAGTGCAGTTAAGAATTCGTGAAGCGAAGACAATCTTACTTACAAATACGGAACAAAGTTTAAGTGATATTTCAAAACTGGTCGGATTTAACAGTGTCAGTCATTTTGTTTCTACATTTAAGAAGCGCGAAGGCATTACCCCAAGCGTATATCGTGACTTACACTATAAACAAACCTAG
- a CDS encoding D-glycerate dehydrogenase, with the protein MKPKVYSTYSIPEHVKEFMTDYCDIIEWRGDGRTPRDVLLAEIADVKGLYTGGSSMVGRIDEELLNHAPHLKVISNVSVGYNNFDVEVMKKRNVIGTNTPHVLDETVADLAFALILATARRITELDRFIKDGSWKPTTNYHEIYGKDVHSTTLGIIGMGRIGEAIARRAKFGFNMDVLYYNRNRKPEAEEKYGAEYCDLTSLLTRSDYIVLMTPLTPETFQIIGEKEFKMMKKSAVFINVSRGQTVDEQALIRALQNGEIYGAGLDVFETEPVNPHNPLLQMSNVVAVPHIGSATARTEAAMAMRAAENLVAVLRGKEPIDPVIK; encoded by the coding sequence GTGAAACCAAAAGTCTATTCAACATATTCTATACCTGAACATGTAAAAGAATTTATGACTGATTATTGCGATATTATAGAATGGCGGGGAGATGGGCGAACTCCGAGAGATGTCCTGTTAGCAGAAATTGCAGATGTTAAAGGTTTATATACTGGTGGTAGCAGTATGGTTGGAAGGATTGATGAGGAACTACTGAATCACGCACCTCATTTAAAAGTCATTAGTAATGTATCTGTTGGTTACAACAACTTTGATGTAGAAGTTATGAAAAAGCGAAATGTAATTGGAACCAATACGCCTCATGTACTGGATGAAACGGTTGCGGATTTAGCATTTGCCCTAATTTTAGCTACTGCTAGACGCATCACTGAATTAGATCGGTTTATCAAAGATGGAAGCTGGAAACCGACGACGAATTATCACGAAATCTATGGGAAAGATGTACATAGTACCACGTTAGGCATTATTGGAATGGGACGAATCGGAGAAGCGATTGCAAGAAGGGCAAAATTCGGTTTTAATATGGACGTTCTTTATTATAATCGGAACAGAAAACCGGAAGCTGAGGAGAAGTATGGCGCGGAGTATTGCGACTTGACGTCACTTTTAACACGTTCTGATTATATCGTGTTAATGACACCACTTACGCCTGAAACGTTCCAAATCATTGGTGAAAAGGAATTCAAAATGATGAAGAAATCAGCTGTCTTTATAAATGTATCTCGCGGTCAGACGGTAGATGAGCAAGCGCTTATTCGCGCGTTACAAAATGGAGAGATTTATGGAGCTGGTTTAGATGTATTTGAAACAGAGCCCGTAAATCCACATAACCCACTACTTCAAATGTCGAATGTCGTAGCAGTCCCTCACATCGGATCTGCTACAGCGAGAACGGAAGCGGCAATGGCGATGCGAGCAGCAGAGAATTTAGTAGCTGTTTTAAGAGGGAAGGAACCAATAGACCCCGTTATAAAATGA
- a CDS encoding nucleoside triphosphate pyrophosphohydrolase: MPTYNKLVRDRILDIIEKSNKKTTSRILTDVEYSSEITKKMHEELAEYEATTTNEDAVEELADLLELIHAAAVIHDTTFEELEKVRLDKAKNRGGFDERIFLIKVEDD, encoded by the coding sequence ATGCCAACCTACAACAAACTAGTTCGCGATCGCATTCTAGATATCATCGAAAAGTCTAACAAAAAAACTACATCTCGCATATTAACTGATGTTGAATATAGCAGTGAAATTACTAAAAAAATGCACGAAGAACTAGCTGAGTATGAAGCTACTACGACAAACGAAGATGCAGTCGAAGAACTTGCAGATTTGCTCGAACTGATTCATGCAGCAGCCGTTATTCATGATACAACTTTCGAAGAACTGGAAAAAGTACGTCTGGATAAAGCGAAGAATCGCGGTGGATTTGATGAGCGTATTTTTCTTATTAAAGTAGAAGATGACTGA
- a CDS encoding sugar ABC transporter permease, translated as MILSILLAGLGQIYNKQYIKGISFIILEIAFIISFSDFINLGLWGITTLGTIAGVDHSIFLLVYGILSIILIAFVILFYVLNVLDAKKQAKLISQGWEATTMMDAFKASYDKAFPYLLTGPGLILLIFTVVFPLLFAITLAFTNYDLYNSPPRHLVQWVGFDNFVNLVTVPLWKNTFISVFSWTIIWTLVATSFQIVLALFLAILANDRRVKFKKTIRTILILPWAVPGFVSILIFAAMFNDEFGAINRDIIIPLFGGDGIPWLTDPFYTKILLIMIQTWLAYPFLFALFSGVLQSISSEWYEAADVDGATRWQKFRGITLPHILFATAPLLIIQYTSNFNNFNVIYLLNGGGPAVKGQNAGGTDILISWVYKLTFETNNYSMAAAISLIIGILVSVFAILQFRRTKSFKEEGNI; from the coding sequence ATGATTCTATCGATCTTGCTTGCGGGTTTAGGACAAATATATAACAAACAATATATAAAGGGAATTAGCTTTATTATTTTAGAAATTGCCTTCATTATCAGCTTTTCTGACTTCATTAATTTAGGTTTATGGGGAATTACAACACTTGGAACAATCGCTGGTGTAGACCACTCGATCTTTTTACTCGTATATGGAATTTTATCAATTATTTTAATTGCTTTTGTGATTTTGTTTTATGTTCTCAATGTGCTAGATGCGAAAAAACAAGCAAAATTAATTTCACAAGGTTGGGAAGCAACAACGATGATGGATGCATTTAAAGCAAGTTATGATAAAGCATTCCCATATTTACTTACTGGGCCTGGATTAATCCTTTTAATATTCACTGTAGTCTTTCCCTTATTATTTGCGATTACGCTAGCATTTACGAATTATGATTTATATAATTCACCACCAAGGCATCTAGTACAGTGGGTAGGTTTTGATAATTTTGTGAATCTAGTTACTGTTCCATTATGGAAGAATACATTTATTAGTGTATTTTCTTGGACAATTATTTGGACACTTGTCGCCACATCATTTCAAATCGTACTTGCTTTATTTCTGGCCATCCTTGCCAATGATCGTCGTGTTAAATTCAAAAAAACAATCAGAACAATTTTGATTTTACCGTGGGCAGTACCTGGATTCGTTTCAATTCTAATTTTTGCAGCAATGTTTAATGATGAATTTGGTGCGATTAACCGTGATATCATTATTCCACTTTTCGGCGGTGATGGAATCCCATGGTTAACAGATCCGTTTTACACAAAAATTCTGCTGATTATGATTCAGACGTGGCTTGCCTATCCATTTTTATTTGCTCTATTCTCTGGTGTATTACAAAGTATATCTAGTGAATGGTATGAAGCGGCAGATGTGGATGGTGCTACACGTTGGCAAAAATTCAGAGGTATTACACTGCCACATATTCTATTTGCAACAGCACCATTGTTAATCATCCAATATACTTCGAATTTTAATAACTTTAATGTTATTTATCTACTTAACGGAGGTGGCCCAGCGGTAAAAGGCCAAAATGCTGGAGGAACAGATATATTAATCTCCTGGGTATATAAACTAACATTCGAAACGAATAATTATAGTATGGCTGCAGCCATCTCCCTAATTATAGGAATCTTGGTATCTGTTTTTGCAATCCTCCAATTCCGACGGACAAAATCATTTAAGGAAGAGGGGAATATTTGA